In one Asterias amurensis chromosome 9, ASM3211899v1 genomic region, the following are encoded:
- the LOC139941707 gene encoding uncharacterized protein: protein MLALCTMDNYDEPDLLELMAGPSGAIDTQEDPGLGQDDNSSIGLVSGKPKVKGRKPKRSTVPSSDTVSRQEFADVSGKLACMAEAIENMQTVILSRPAKRPRLSSDSESDTESASKAIDELLQESQQGSKTLCPDDQLLDNFEQLYAEDAPTADAVNDKLAKVVDKMVRHKLPEDKAVEKLQTIQRPTNVKNLECTRVNPEIWSSLKPKTRSQDIKFQKVQQALLKGIIPVVGVINSLMSRPAATDPPTQVNPDFKVEITKLLDAVAIIGHANQELNVRRRDLIKPDLNKQFSGLCSPHVPVTGFLFDDDLPQQCKDIQQTNKIGNKVG from the coding sequence ATGTTGGCACTTTGCACCATGGACAACTACGACGAACCAGATCTCCTTGAGTTGATGGCTGGCCCATCGGGTGCAATTGATACCCAGGAAGACCCGGGATTGGGACAAGATGACAATTCATCAATTGGCTTAGTTTCGGGCAAACCGAAAGTTAAAGGCCGAAAGCCTAAGCGCTCAACGGTCCCGTCATCAGACACGGTTTCCCGGCAAGAATTTGCGGATGTTTCAGGGAAACTTGCATGTATGGCCGAAGCCATCGAAAACATGCAAACAGTGATTCTCAGTCGACCCGCCAAGCGGCCTAGACTGTCATCGGATTCAGAATCTGATACGGAGAGTGCCTCAAAGGCCATAGATGAGCTCCTTCAAGAGAGCCAGCAGGGGTCAAAAACCTTATGCCCAGATGACCAGTTGTTGGACAATTTTGAACAACTATATGCGGAGGATGCACCGACTGCCGATGCAGTCAATGACAAATTGGCTAAGGTAGTGGATAAAATGGTCCGCCATAAATTGCCGGAGGACAAGGCCGTGGAAAAGCTCCAGACCATCCAAAGACCGACCAACGTCAAAAATTTGGAGTGCACTCGGGTTAACCCCGAGATATGGAGCTCACTAAAGCCAAAGACTCGCTCTCAGGACATAAAATTCCAGAAGGTGCAACAGGCACTTCTTAAAGGAATTATACCCGTAGTTGGGGTAATAAACTCACTTATGTCCAGACCCGCTGCTACTGACCCGCCCACTCAGGTAAACCCTGATTTCAAGGTTGAAATCACCAAGCTATTGGATGCGGTGGCCATTATTGGACACGCCAACCAGGAACTGAATGTGCGAAGACGGGATTTGATTAAGCCCGATCTTAACAAACAATTTTCTGGTCTTTGCTCGCCACATGTGCCCGTAACAGGGTTTTTATTTGATGATGACTTGCCCCAACAGTGCAAGGACATACAGCAGACCAACAAAATTGGGAACAAAGTTGGCTAG
- the LOC139942053 gene encoding melatonin receptor type 1C-like yields METSMVSVEAVSNSTEMNVFFTTPSGLQDPTESDMTVIGITTTRGDGRNFRFEDETQRMFLGCVFCLVAVFGLVGNTMVILAVVLSKKLHTRTNVFVVNLATADLISCLTSPFAAVALFSMNGWPMHDIVCSVSAAIYYITLGCSIMNLTTIAINRYVLIIKSMQTYQAIYTPKKIAAMLVFTWLYPALVCSLPLFGIGKWGYSDKYKICTQDTSAETSDLFSLLGSVLFYPIPLIILFVCYFKIYRHITSHMKKMVGKGIEMADTSNASSASSTQLHNKSAGSFSKRQVQITKNLFYVMFTFVVCFAPFAVALLIPTSDPVIPWTATLVVFNRALNPVIYGVKHPHFKEVFRHMLRCRYHTIPEPSSCLRMMRLQ; encoded by the coding sequence ATGGAGACATCTATGGTATCAGTTGAAGCTGTTTCTAACTCTACAGAGATGAATGTCTTCTTCACCACACCTAGTGGACTTCAGGATCCAACCGAATCAGACATGACAGTGATTGGCATAACAACCACCAGAGGAGACGGCAGAAACTTTCGTTTTGAAGATGAAACTCAGAGAATGTTTCTAGGCTGCGTCTTCTGCCTCGTGGCCGTCTTCGGGTTGGTGGGGAACACCATGGTGATTCTGGCCGTTGTCTTGTCGAAGAAGCTCCATACTCGAACCAACGTCTTCGTCGTCAACCTCGCCACCGCCGACCTGATATCGTGTCTCACGTCCCCTTTCGCTGCGGTGGCGCTGTTCAGCATGAACGGCTGGCCGATGCATGATATAGTATGCTCCGTGTCAGCTGCCATATACTACATCACCCTTGGATGCAGCATCATGAATCTTACCACCATCGCCATTAACCGCTACGTCCTCATTATCAAATCCATGCAGACATACCAGGCCATCTACACACCCAAGAAGATAGCAGCCATGTTGGTATTCACGTGGCTCTATCCAGCATTAGTCTGTTCCCTTCCCCTCTTCGGTATCGGTAAATGGGGTTACTCGGACAAGTACAAGATTTGTACCCAAGACACCTCGGCTGAGACGAGCGATCTCTTCAGTCTGCTCGGATCTGTTCTCTTCTACCCCATTCCACTCATCATCCTGTTCGTCTGTTACTTCAAGATCTACCGCCACATCACCAGCCACATGAAGAAGATGGTGGGGAAGGGCATTGAGATGGCTGACACTTCCAACGCTTCAAGCGCCAGCAGCACTCAACTACACAATAAATCAGCGGGAAGCTTCAGCAAGAGACAGGTACAGATCACCAAGAATCTCTTCTACGTCATGTTCACCTTCGTCGTGTGTTTCGCCCCTTTCGCTGTCGCTCTGTTGATACCGACCAGCGATCCGGTCATCCCGTGGACGGCGACTCTTGTGGTCTTCAACAGAGCCCTAAACCCCGTCATCTACGGGGTGAAACACCCACACTTCAAGGAGGTGTTCCGTCACATGCTCCGATGTCGGTACCACACGATTCCAGAACCATCTAGCTGTCTAAGGATGATGCGCTTACAATAG